One genomic window of Roseateles sp. DAIF2 includes the following:
- a CDS encoding ATP-binding protein — MALFPDRFYFASLRDRLGRRLNRPGFFIYATLGLMLLGWVSGQRLSEHAGLAHLEALANERLELYASNLEAELGRHAYLPSLLAIDDQLLALLKTPQDTALRRQAAQTLARVNVRAGTMQILVTDARARVLAASDASPAPDGLQAAIDADVRHFFASDAASRGTDFYLLQPVRQQEALLGVIVVRLSLAPLEATWVDLGLRTQGERLLVADEQDVIIMSSVPYWKYFVLGQADEDRRQALRASGRYPASPFTSVGVAQRLLSGTNASLLRVPPLENKPRLIEGPLLLAQERLMVPLGLRMVALSDPTEVWRQARNAGWSGAAFGACLGLLALYLASRRRALRQLFQAKAELQQAHGQLERVVDMRTAELRSANAELKRQIAQRIQAEDELVQAGKLAALGQMSAGISHEVNQPLTALRALARNSQLLLEGGRQQAVAENLRIMDQMVERMGQITRQLKNFARRAELLAAPISLLDAAHNALLLVQHRLREEQVELQLEVPPGLRVHCEGNRLEQVLVNLLGNALDAMKGEPERRLRVAAEPLGKDRVLVRVADSGRGLDAALQPRLFEPFFTTKPAGEGLGLGLVISSKIVHEFGGTLRAVPQPQGMAFEFDLAVVTWEAVEEESQHV; from the coding sequence ATGGCTCTCTTTCCCGATCGTTTCTATTTCGCGTCCCTGAGGGACCGGCTGGGCCGGCGCCTGAACCGACCCGGCTTCTTCATCTACGCGACCCTGGGCCTGATGCTGCTGGGCTGGGTCTCGGGCCAGCGCCTGAGCGAGCATGCCGGCCTGGCCCATCTGGAGGCGCTGGCGAACGAGCGGCTGGAGCTCTATGCCTCGAATCTGGAGGCGGAGCTGGGACGGCATGCCTATCTGCCCAGCCTGCTGGCGATCGACGATCAGCTGCTCGCGCTGCTAAAGACGCCGCAGGACACTGCGCTGCGCCGCCAGGCCGCGCAGACCCTGGCGAGGGTCAATGTGCGCGCCGGCACGATGCAGATCCTGGTGACCGACGCGCGGGCCCGCGTGCTGGCCGCCAGCGACGCGAGCCCCGCACCGGACGGGCTGCAGGCCGCGATCGATGCCGATGTGCGGCATTTCTTCGCCAGCGACGCGGCCAGCCGCGGCACCGATTTCTACCTGCTGCAGCCGGTGCGCCAGCAGGAGGCGCTGCTGGGCGTGATCGTCGTGCGCCTGAGCCTGGCGCCGCTGGAGGCCACCTGGGTGGACCTGGGCCTGCGCACCCAGGGCGAGCGCCTGCTGGTCGCGGACGAGCAGGACGTGATCATCATGAGCTCGGTGCCCTACTGGAAATACTTCGTGCTGGGCCAGGCCGACGAGGACCGGCGCCAGGCGCTGCGCGCCAGCGGGCGCTACCCGGCCTCGCCCTTCACCAGCGTCGGCGTCGCGCAGCGCCTGCTGTCGGGCACCAATGCCAGCCTGCTGCGGGTGCCGCCGCTGGAGAACAAGCCGCGCCTGATCGAGGGCCCGCTGCTGCTGGCGCAGGAGCGGCTGATGGTGCCGCTGGGCCTGCGCATGGTGGCGCTGTCGGACCCGACCGAGGTCTGGCGCCAAGCGCGCAACGCCGGCTGGAGCGGCGCGGCCTTCGGCGCCTGCCTGGGCCTGCTGGCGCTCTACCTCGCCTCGCGGCGGCGCGCGCTGCGCCAGCTGTTCCAGGCCAAGGCCGAGCTGCAGCAGGCCCATGGCCAGCTGGAGCGGGTGGTGGACATGCGCACGGCCGAGCTGCGCAGCGCCAATGCGGAGCTGAAGCGCCAGATCGCGCAGCGCATCCAGGCCGAGGACGAACTGGTGCAGGCAGGCAAGCTGGCGGCGCTGGGCCAGATGTCGGCCGGCATCTCGCACGAGGTGAACCAGCCGCTGACCGCGCTGCGCGCGCTGGCGCGCAATTCGCAGCTGCTGCTGGAGGGCGGGCGCCAGCAGGCGGTGGCCGAGAACCTGCGCATCATGGACCAGATGGTGGAGCGCATGGGGCAGATCACGCGCCAGCTGAAGAACTTCGCGCGCCGTGCCGAGCTGCTGGCCGCGCCGATCTCGCTGCTGGACGCGGCGCACAACGCGCTGCTGCTGGTGCAGCACCGCCTGCGCGAGGAGCAGGTGGAGCTACAGCTGGAGGTGCCGCCGGGCCTGCGCGTGCATTGCGAGGGCAACCGGCTCGAGCAGGTGCTGGTGAACCTGCTGGGCAACGCGCTGGATGCAATGAAGGGCGAGCCGGAGCGGCGCCTGCGTGTCGCGGCCGAGCCGCTGGGCAAGGACCGGGTGCTGGTGCGCGTGGCCGACAGCGGCCGCGGGCTGGATGCGGCGCTGCAGCCGCGCCTGTTCGAGCCCTTCTTCACCACCAAGCCCGCCGGCGAGGGCCTGGGCCTGGGCCTGGTGATCTCGTCGAAAATCGTGCATGAGTTCGGCGGCACCCTGCGCGCCGTCCCCCAGCCGCAGGGCATGGCCTTCGAGTTCGATCTGGCCGTCGTCACCTGGGAAGCAGTAGAGGAAGAGTCACAGCATGTTTGA